TGTAAAAGTTACATGATGATCACTACGGCTATACACAAAAGTAGTACAGTACTTCTACATACTACTTGCAAAAAAACCATTCCAACTTCAAAATAAAGAGCTTTACCAtaataataaatcatatcattGTTGAAGTAGAGCCAAATCTTTATTGAcgatatcaatatcacaatgatGTTGGAGAGGAaggttttcttctctttctagTCCATTTTTGTTCAAATGAGGCACTTTGTAATTATTGCCGCCACTATCTTTCATCACCTCAATCATACAAGATTGTAAAGTAAGAAATAGATGATTGAGTTGTTTCGCTTTCATTTCATCAAAAGATCTTTCCACTGCTTCCACTAACTCATCAACATTTTTAGGGCCCTTTTGatattgaagactttggattgcTCTAAAAAAAACAAGATCTAAAACATTTATATCTGGACTGTTCGATGGTTGAAAACACAATCTAATGTCAAATCCATCTTGTTGGGTAGCTTCAATAAATTCCAAATCATTGTTACCAATATGTGGCCTTGAATTATCTTGTTGTAAAAAGATAGGATTATTTGAATCGAAAGCTGGCCATTTTGCTCTAATAGCAGGAAGAACTTTCTCTATCAAGCAAGCTCTAGTGATATCTTTAGTTACTGACTGAATGGACTTTGTTTCCATAGTTCCTGCTATTCGATTTTATCTATTCCGCTTAGCTGGTTCCTTAACTACAAACGAAAAAAATAcctatttttcaagaaaacaacTCAATTCCATTTTCATCAAATCGAGGACGGGCTACAGCAGCCATAAACATAACCtttggaataaaatttttacttttggaGGAACGATACGGATCTGGCTCATGCTCTCCAGGAAGCAGGTAGTACCTTTCAacttttttggacaaaaaaaacCACTTTTCGTCGATatgaacataattaaacatattcATAAACATGG
The Capsicum annuum cultivar UCD-10X-F1 unplaced genomic scaffold, UCD10Xv1.1 ctg56592, whole genome shotgun sequence DNA segment above includes these coding regions:
- the LOC124893260 gene encoding uncharacterized protein LOC124893260, with translation METKSIQSVTKDITRACLIEKVLPAIRAKWPAFDSNNPIFLQQDNSRPHIGNNDLEFIEATQQDGFDIRLCFQPSNSPDINVLDLVFFRAIQSLQYQKGPKNVDELVEAVERSFDEMKAKQLNHLFLTLQSCMIEVMKDSGGNNYKVPHLNKNGLEREENLPLQHHCDIDIVNKDLALLQQ